The following coding sequences lie in one Phalacrocorax carbo chromosome 3, bPhaCar2.1, whole genome shotgun sequence genomic window:
- the LOC135312773 gene encoding LOW QUALITY PROTEIN: syntabulin-like (The sequence of the model RefSeq protein was modified relative to this genomic sequence to represent the inferred CDS: inserted 1 base in 1 codon; deleted 1 base in 1 codon), giving the protein MTREIKENTKTLGLQQAPRHHRDNRGSRKEVSKLQRRNGQVKDLLKVGRQLLKGDSRLRMPATSSSALRVVREKATAPTANLRIKTNFSSSSNTGCTSVPEAHVSAAGSKRSFSHNCGLHGQNNGSLSNKSRPSPPASREKAPLSTLSKTQPSPANTRQNYGASLASRSNSGSNKGSDSSQVTRRSGKSISCGHNCSTKPENPERYLTPLQQKEVTIRHLKKKLKESECKVTEREREIEKLKAQVERMKEDWIEDECNHVEMELSLLEARREIKELKRGIESMKKSLAEKDKKFQKYFLDVSIEHKKLESLVSSMEMALKSSVRDEQRPEYTCDSEGKPLCTTMPDSPTTEDQALEELAGSGLFLHEDTANGTDLFEESLTTTTSELSDSAPSNSIVNQEMLENVLGEKLTFSQEEEEKVRNMMVEQTIQTDVVPYSLEGEQFIQNMPELRAQDACPLSPPSSLKELGQFLXESLSDSGIVVDLTPGEPNSTILLSPVTPPCRKVEHGVNENHFVKELDFTEPHDDEVFGYVNTVSQTGIKKTYWSSRLASDLAVAAPVVPTIMWAFSTHGAGTDLIYSTGALFCSSVLVHRFALDYLICPINRFENMLLVSEWKR; this is encoded by the exons ATGACCAGGGAGATCAAGGAGAATACA AAGACTctcgggctgcagcaggcacccagACATCACAGAGATAATAGAGGATCCCGAAAAGAAGTCAGCAAGTTACAAAGGAGGAATGGGCAAGTAAAAG ATCTCCTGAAAGTGGGACGCCAACTGTTAAAGGGAGATTCTCGCCTCAGGATGCCTGCAACCTCAAGCTCAGCCTTGCGCGTGGTCCGTGAGAAAGCCACGGCTCCAACTGCAAATCTGA ggattaaaaccaattttagcTCTTCAAGCAACACAGGCTGTACCTCAGTGCCTGAAGCCCATGTGTCggctgctggaagcaaaaggtctttttctcacaa TTGTGGCCTTCATGGTCAGAATAATGGATCCTTATCCAACAAGTCCAGACCCAGCCCACCTGCTTCCCGTGAAAAGGCCCCTTTGTCAACACTGAGCAAAACCCAGCCGAGTCCTGCGAACACCCGTCAGAATTATGGGGCTTCTTTAGCCAGCAGAAGCAACTCAGGCTCAAACAAAGGAAGTGACAGCAGCCAAGTGACGAG gcgaTCAGGGAAATCTATTTCTTGTGGTCACAATTGCAGCACTAAGCCAGAAAATCCGGAGCGGTATTtgactcctctgcagcagaaagaagttacaatacggcatttgaaaaaaaagctgaaggaatccgagtgcaaagttacagaaag ggaaagagaaatcgaAAAACTCAAAGCTCAGGTGGAACGTATGAAGGAAGACTGGATCGAAGACGAGTGTAATCATGTGGAGATGGAGCTGAGCCTCTTGGAAGCAAGGAGGGAAATTAAAGAACTCAAGCGAGGTATTGAGAGCATGAAGAAGAGCttggctgagaaagacaaaaaatttcagaaatacttcctaGACGTAAGCATTGAACACAAGAAACTGGAATCTTTGGTGTCGAGCATGGAGATGGCCCTGAAGAGCTCTGTGAGAGATGAGCAGCGCCCAGAGTACACATGTGACTCTGAGGGGAAGCCGTTGTGTACCACGATGCCAGacagccccaccacagaggaccaagctctggaggagctggcaggtagTGGGCTGTTTCTTCATGAGGACACAGCTAACGGgactgatttatttgaagagaGTTTGACCACCACAACCTCTGAGTTGAGTGATTCAGCTCCCTCCAATTCTATTGTGAATCAAGAGatgcttgaaaatgttctgggtgagaaactaactttttcccaggaggaggaggagaaagtcagaaacatGATGGTGGAGCAGACCATCCAGACTGATGTGGTGCCATATAGCCTAGAAGGGGAGCAGTTCATTCAAAACATG CCAGAGCTCAGAGCTCAAGATGCCTGTCCTCTAAGCCCGCCTTCTTCCCTGAAGGAATTGGGTCAATTTC TTGAAAGCCTCAGTGATTCTGGTATCGTAGTGGACTTAACTCCAGGTGAGCCAAACTCTACCAtccttttgtctcctgtgaCACCTCCATGCAGGAAGGTGGAGCACGGagttaatgaaaaccattttgtgaaagaactTGATTTTACAGAACCTCACGATGATGAAGTCTTTGGGTACGTCAATACTGTTTCTCAGACAGGAATAAAGAAGACATACTGGAGCAGCAGACTCGCCAGCGATCTGGCTGTAGCAGCCCCTGTTGTACCAACTATCATGTGGGCTTTCAGCACTCATGGAGCAGGAACAGATCTCATTTACAGTACTGGAGCgttgttttgcagttctgtcctAGTCCACCGTTTTGCTCTTGACTATTTGATTTGCCCTATAAATCGGTTTGAAAACATGTTACttgtttcagaatggaaaaggtaA